A stretch of Henckelia pumila isolate YLH828 chromosome 4, ASM3356847v2, whole genome shotgun sequence DNA encodes these proteins:
- the LOC140865230 gene encoding GDP-mannose 4,6 dehydratase 1 — MATDSVSRSESADANGTDNLATPSPPPPLQTTRKIALITGITGQDGSYLTEFLLDKGYEVHGLIRRSSNFNTQRINHIYIDPHNAHKARMKLHYADLSDASSLRRWVDTILPDEVYNLAAQSHVAVSFEIPDYTADVVATGALRLLEAVRSHISATGRSHIKYYQAGSSEMFGSTPPPQSESTPFHPRSPYAASKCAAHWYTVNYREAYGIFACNGILFNHESPRRGENFVTRKITRAVGRIKIGLQSKLFLGNLQASRDWGFAGDYVEAMWMMLQQEQPGDYVVATEESHTVEEFLIAAFGYVGLNWRDHVVIDKRYFRPTEVDNLKGDASKAKKVLGWKPKVGFEQLVKMMVDEDIELAKREKVLVDAGYMDAQQQP; from the coding sequence ATGGCAACTGATTCCGTTTCCAGATCCGAATCCGCCGACGCCAATGGCACCGATAATCTCGCCACCCCATCTCCTCCGCCGCCGCTGCAAACCACCCGGAAGATTGCTCTGATCACCGGGATCACCGGCCAAGACGGCTCCTACCTCACCGAGTTCCTTCTCGATAAAGGGTACGAGGTTCACGGCCTCATCCGCCGATCCTCCAACTTCAACACGCAGCGGATCAACCACATCTACATCGACCCCCACAACGCCCACAAGGCCCGGATGAAGCTCCACTACGCCGATTTGAGCGACGCCTCCTCCCTCCGCCGCTGGGTCGATACAATCCTCCCGGATGAAGTATACAACCTCGCCGCGCAGTCCCACGTCGCCGTGTCCTTCGAGATCCCCGATTACACCGCCGATGTGGTTGCCACCGGTGCCCTCCGCCTACTGGAGGCCGTCCGCTCTCACATTTCCGCCACGGGTCGGTCGCATATCAAATACTACCAGGCGGGGTCGTCGGAGATGTTCGGATCCACTCCGCCGCCGCAGTCCGAGTCCACCCCATTCCACCCCCGTTCCCCCTACGCCGCCTCCAAGTGTGCCGCTCATTGGTACACCGTCAATTACCGCGAGGCGTATGGCATATTCGCCTGCAATGGGATCCTATTCAACCACGAGTCACCCCGAAGGGGTGAGAATTTCGTGACCCGGAAGATCACCAGGGCCGTCGGTCGGATCAAGATCGGGCTGCAGAGCAAACTATTCCTTGGTAATCTGCAGGCATCCAGGGACTGGGGATTCGCAGGCGACTATGTGGAAGCAATGTGGATGATGCTTCAACAGGAGCAGCCAGGGGACTATGTGGTGGCCACGGAGGAGTCTCACACGGTGGAGGAGTTCTTGATAGCAGCATTCGGGTATGTCGGATTGAATTGGAGAGATCACGTGGTGATCGATAAACGATATTTTCGGCCCACGGAGGTGGATAATCTCAAAGGGGACGCGAGCAAGGCCAAGAAAGTACTGGGATGGAAGCCTAAAGTCGGGTTCGAGCAGCTGGTGAAGATGATGGTAGACGAAGATATCGAATTGGCTAAGAGGGAAAAGGTACTTGTTGATGCTGGTTATATGGATGCCCAGCAGCAACCTTGA